The sequence TTTGCTTAAGCACTCTTGCAAACGAAGAATCTGCATGAGAATGTTTTTATGGGCATTTACTGAAAAAGAAGCACAATTACTATAAAGGAAATATATATGAAGATTTAATGTTACTCGTTGGCCACACCATACAAGTGATGAAACCATCAGCCATTTGTTAAAATGTGAAAAGAAGCAAAGTCATATTTTTAGTTCTAGCAGCCAAATACCTCCTCACTCATAAAATGAAGGTTTTCTCGCTGATATTGAAGCAAAGCCATTTGCTGATCAGAAAGTCGACCACCATCATGGTACCTGTTCCACAAAAGGGTTCTCAATGTAGCATCACAGTTTTTTCATGGATAACAAAATTATTTACTTGATAATTAAATCAATAATAGTCCATAGAATGTTTTACTAGAATGCTATAACTGAGAAAACAGCCATCGATCATGCTATACAAAAAAACATGTCTAATTCTATTTCactccaaaaaggatggaaaGCATTGATAAGTGGTTGGAGATGAAAAGGTATAAATACCTCAAACCTTCCAAAGAAGTTGATTGTTGGAGTGGAGAATATAGTGACTTCAAAATATCAGGCTGAGAATCTAATGAATTGTACTGATGCAAATAACCTGCAAGAAAAAGGAGAGGAACAGTAAGATGAAAAATAGCAAAATGACGAATCCTGTCTAACAGATTGATTTATGAACTTACATACTGTAAGCAGGTACACATGGTATAATTCTCCAGTTAGATAAAATGAGCCTAACAGTTGTCAACATTTCTATAAATGACTTCAGCAAAATAAGTTATCCCAAAGTGGAAACTTCATTTAGCATAACAAATGTTCTCTGAAAATTAAGAATTACCAAAGACGCTACAATAAGTTTCAGTAACAGCCATTAGCATAAAAAATGCCCAGCAGAGTAGAAGTAAACAGTTACAGTTGCATAATGAAGAAACACTCATCTAGACCACCTATGAGATTATATGATTATCAATGGAACCTTTTCGTGCATAAATGATGTAAGGTAGCATTAGACATCAAGATATGTAAACTTACCAATATAGACACTCATAAAGGATATTGCACATATAACCTCAGCCAACACAATGATCCTGCAGATTTATAAGCTAAGAAATGTTCAGTACATATTTCAGAAGGTAAATCTAAACAAGCAAAATGTGATTCATTGTCACCGTGTTGCGAAACAGATAACAAAGACAGAATgccaaatataaataaagatccACTCTTCAGAGCACAAATTGAAATGGCTAATATTAAAAGTTGGTACTACATGTACCTCAGTAGTGCAGAGATCGAAAGAAAGCTGATATGGGGTTTCCATACAATGATAAGCAGCATAGCAGCAGTTCCTACAGTTTCCAAAAGCATTGAATATATTTTGACAGTAAAAAAGTTCAAAGGCATAGAACAGAAAGATACAGAATCAGAAATTTCTTATTGTGTAGGTGCGCTTTATTAGCATCACagacacacaaaaaaaaaagcggTTCTTCTAACATTGATACATCAAGCTTATATGCAATATTCGTTAACCAACCATTCTTCCCATACATTGGGCATAAAGTTGCATATTTGCAACTTAGCAGCTCAACAGAAGTTATATCAGTGTGTTTGTAAGAAAGAAGGACAAAGGAAGAATACCATATGCAGTAATGGCAAATGGTAACCGTACAATATGCTTCAACTTCTGGCTGAAACTATAATAACCCTACAAAAGAAATGagcatgtaaaaaaaaatccacagtAGATAAAAGGTTAACTGAGAAGCATAAGTTTTTTGACAATCCAATAGCATTGAAAAAAAGGGCAATAAAAGATAGCTCTAGGATAACTTCTATGGCAATTTCTACACTTCTTATAGAAGTGAGATGTACAAGTCATGAGAGTTCACATAAACACATGTCAAGGGATACAGAGCCATCAATTTGAGGGAAAAAAATTCCAGCAAGTGCAGACCACTTATTTTGGGAGGAGAAAACACAAGCTGAACTATCCAAAGACTATAAATTAGCGTTTTAGTGCATTCTGAAAGAAAAGTACCTGCAAACGTATTTTTTGGACTTGAGAAACGAAATACTGTTGGAAGATGCCTGAAAGAGTGAAATGAATTCATTAAAACTGTCGTAAATGGAGGGGGAAAAGGCTCCAGTAAAACTCACCAGTAACTACTAGAAGAGCAACATCACAACTACAAAGCAAAGAGGGGACATATCTGTGAGGAAACACCAGAGGAGCTGCAGCTCCCAAAACAGAATAACCTGCCTAAAATTGCAGGACAATCAATCAATACCACATTTATAAAATTCCAAAATCATTCAATAAAGAATAAGAGAAACATTAGACTTGCCAGTAAAACACAGTAGAGAACAGCTCCAAAAACACTCCTCCGTTTCCGATGACCACATAACGGAGCCTCGTGGAGTATATCGACAAAACTAGAAAATAGCAGAAGAAAACCCAAAGCGATCAAAATTGAGGCACAGTAATCGAAAAACAAACGAGAAAATGTGGTTTCAAAGAATgcaaggaaggaaaagaaattCTCACAGAGCGTTTTCTTCACGAGATGCAGATGGCGAATTGCCATGCCTGTCTGTAGACATCTTCTTCATTCACCTTGTAGGGGCTACTACTTTTTGTTGAatttatcttttctc comes from Euphorbia lathyris chromosome 8, ddEupLath1.1, whole genome shotgun sequence and encodes:
- the LOC136203821 gene encoding protein FIP1; the encoded protein is MKKMSTDRHGNSPSASREENALFVDILHEAPLCGHRKRRSVFGAVLYCVLLASYSVLGAAAPLVFPHRYVPSLLCSCDVALLVVTGIFQQYFVSQVQKIRLQGYYSFSQKLKHIVRLPFAITAYGTAAMLLIIVWKPHISFLSISALLRIIVLAEVICAISFMSVYIGYLHQYNSLDSQPDILKSLYSPLQQSTSLEGLRYHDGGRLSDQQMALLQYQRENLHFMSEEILRLQECLSKYERSDDGSTPQVDLAHMLAAREQELRTLSAEMNQLQTELRLARSLIAERDSEIQQVRTTNDQYVEENERLRAILGEWSTRAAKLERALEIERMSNHELHKKLSISRNQTNVSTEPSEGRSV